A window of Bufo gargarizans isolate SCDJY-AF-19 chromosome 9, ASM1485885v1, whole genome shotgun sequence contains these coding sequences:
- the FTSJ1 gene encoding putative tRNA (cytidine(32)/guanosine(34)-2'-O)-methyltransferase, with protein sequence MGRSSKDKRDIYYRLAKEEGWRARSAFKLLQLDEEYQLFQGVQRAVDLCAAPGSWSQVLSRKLRSSNETSEVKIVAVDLQAMAPLPGVIQIQGDITKVSTAHEIIRHFEGQPADLVVCDGAPDVTGLHDIDEYIQAQLLLAALNITTHVLRAGGTLVAKIFRGKDVTLLYSQLKIFFREVTCAKPRSSRNSSIEAFVVCQGYSPPEGYIPNMSNPLLDHCYDMDFNQLEGPNRVIVPFLACGDLSAYDSDKTYPLQLDTGKEYSYVPPNQPPIRPPYQEACFLKKNNLLAKERPPSPVNPPATTASGEDQASSICQGAAIQQLSLSS encoded by the exons ATGGGTCGGTCTTCGAAGGACAAGAGGGACATTTACTACCGACTGGCCAAAGAGGAGGGCTGGAGGGCGCGCAGTGCCTTCAAGCTGCTGCAGCTGGACGAGGAGTATCAGCTTTTCCAAG GAGTCCAGAGAGCGGTGGACCTATGTGCGGCCCCTGGCAGCTGGAGCCAGGTCCTCAGCAGGAAGCTCAG gtccaGCAATGAGACTTCTGAGGTGAAGATTGTAGCAGTGGATCTTCAAGCCATGGCTCCTCTGCCTGGAGTAATCCAGATCCAAGGAGATATTACCAAG GTTTCCACAGCTCATGAGATCATCCGACATTTTGAGGGCCAGCCTGCGGATCTTGTGGTGTGTGATGGGGCACCTGATG TTACTGGACTGCATGATATCGATGAATACATTCAGGCACAGCTCCTGCTGGCG GCTTTAAACATCACAACCCATGTTCTGAGAGCAGGGGGCACATTGGTGGCTAAG ATTTTTCGTGGAAAAGACGTCACGCTCCTTTACTCCCAGCTCAAGATCTTTTTCCGCGAAGTTACATGCGCCAAGCCTCGTAGCAGCCGGAATTCCAGCATAG AGGCGTTTGTTGTATGTCAGGGGTACAGCCCCCCAGAGGGATATATACCCAACATGTCTAATCCTCTGCTGGACCACTGCTATG ATATGGATTTCAACCAGCTGGAGGGTCCTAACCGTGTGATCGTTCCCTTCTTGGCCTGCGGAGACCTGAGTGCATATGACTCGGACAAGACTTACCCTCTACAG CTGGATACTGGAAAAGAATACAGCTATGTGCCCCCAAATCAGCCTCCTATCCGTCCGCCCTATCAGGAGGCCTGCTTTTTAAAGAAGAACAATCTCCTTGCTAAAGAGAGACCACCGTCACCCGTGAACCCGCCCGCTACCACAGCCTCCGGTGAAGACCAGGCCTCAAGTATTTGTCAGGGAGCCGCCATCCAACAACTGTCCCTTTCCTCTTGA
- the SFT2D3 gene encoding vesicle transport protein SFT2C, whose translation MADLGRQLQEYVAQNKAGGSGSSAASSPGERQSSEPGWRAWFSPPSGGLSWSWSALDPDPFLPGMSGTQRLMAAALCAAMAALCFGLAALYVPLLLLRARKFAMLWSMGSVLGLGSVSLLRGPSRLLREPDPWTFFYLVALGGTLYAALGFRSTPLTLLGAVVQVITGAALLLGMLPGGAAGRRYISGLCGSLMRKGVSKALPV comes from the coding sequence ATGGCGGACCTAGGCCGGCAGTTACAGGAGTACGTGGCTCAGAATAAAGCCGGGGGCAGTGGCAGTTCTGCGGCTTCTTCCCCGGGGGAGCGGCAGAGTTCTGAGCCGGGATGGAGGGCCTGGTTCTCGCCTCCCAGCGGCGGCCTGTCGTGGTCCTGGAGCGCTCTGGATCCGGACCCTTTCCTGCCGGGGATGTCCGGGACGCAGAGATTGATGGCGGCTGCTCTGTGTGCGGCCATGGCGGCTCTGTGCTTCGGCCTGGCCGCGCTGTATGTGCCGCTGTTGTTACTCCGGGCTCGGAAGTTCGCCATGCTCTGGTCTATGGGGTCGGTTCTGGGTCTCGGTTCCGTCAGCCTGCTGCGGGGCCCCAGCCGCCTGCTCCGGGAGCCGGACCCCTGGACCTTCTTCTACCTGGTGGCCCTCGGCGGCACGCTGTACGCGGCCCTGGGCTTCCGGAGCACCCCGCTCACCTTGCTGGGAGCAGTGGTTCAGGTCATCACCGGCGCTGCCCTCCTGCTGGGAATGTTACCGGGCGGCGCCGCTGGGAGGCGCTACATCAGCGGCCTGTGCGGGAGTCTGATGCGGAAAGGAGTCTCCAAAGCCCTGCCTGTGTAA
- the LOC122946204 gene encoding organic solute transporter subunit alpha-like, which translates to MVKASNCSLDGGNFPLSSEFFQVIKKDLWIFLIPVLVGFVQLALFLEEMGFFLRNIRSTRRTCLYLWILGVYPVFCVSSIIGMYIPRSSSICNFVASIYHSITLWKFLDLITDFFGGKARMLEELGGQTVSPNPPPCCCCCCFPNIIVNRSNLRWMNIAVYQLSAVRTLLFFMGLTLWADEKYDYGDLEYTNPNSYINIIITLSTFLSFYGYLLFYKATKKSLEGYSPRSKFICITLVLILCGVQNGILETMAALGAIPCVPPFTVETRSQTIYNYSVTMEMFFISLFARYCFRRVEPCTESDSVTREEMQNKSSQTNLADMSSLFEEDGMGVNAGYMSEGDETLCHIEHAPLDKYDFLQESSVVLPRRSTAKPQSRSTGIEMRSMNLTPPETYEVATPTTSAKGGLQVQAQINYIGINDVTVV; encoded by the exons ATGGTGAAGGCGTCCAACTGTTCCTTGGATGGGGGGAATTTCCCCCTGTCCTCAGAGTTTTTCCAAG TGATAAAGAAGGACCTGTGGATATTCCTCATCCCCGTACTGGTCGGGTTCGTTCAGCTGGCTTTATTCCTGGAGGAGATGGGATTTTTCCTGCGGAATATTCGGAGCACGCGGAGGACCTGCCTGTACCTGTGGATTCTGGGAGTATATCCG GTGTTCTGTGTCTCCTCCATTATAGGGATGTACATCCCCCGCTCCTCTTCCATCTGTAACTTTGTGGCTTCCAT ATATCACTCCATTACACTCTGGAAATTCTTGGACCTGATAACCGATTTCTTTGGTGGTAAAGCAAGAATGTTAGAAGAACTGGGGGGTCAGACTGTCTCCCCGAACCCGCCACCGTGCTGCTGTTGCTGTTGTTTCCCCAACATTATAGTGAACAG GAGCAATCTGCGGTGGATGAATATTGCCGTGTACCAGCTGTCGGCGGTGCGGACCCTTCTGTTTTTCATGGGCCTCACTCTATGGGCTGATGAGAAGTACGACTATGGGGAT CTGGAATACACCAACCCCAACTCCTACATCAACATCATCATCACCCTGTCCACGTTCCTCTCCTTCTACGGCTATCTGCTGTTCTACAAAGCCACCAAGAAATCCTTGGAGGGTTACAGCCCGAGATCCAAGTTCATCTGCATCACTCTGGTGCTCATCTTGTGCGGAGTGCAGAACGGGATCCTGGAGACCATGGCAGCCCTGGGAGCCATTCCTTGTGTACCGCCCTTCACGGTGGAGACACGCTCACAGA CCATCTACAATtattccgttaccatggagatGTTTTTCATCAGTCTCTTTGCCCGTTATTGTTTCCGGAGAGTGGAGCCGTGTACGGAAAGCGACTCTGTGACCCGGGAGGAGATGCAAAACAAGTCCTCTCAGACCAACCTTGCGGACATGAGCAGCCTCTTCGAGGAGGACGGAATGGGCGTCAACGCTGGTTACATGAGCGAGGGCGACGAGACTCTCTGCCACATTGAGCACGCGCCGCTGGATAAGTACGACTTCCTGCAGGAGAGCAGCGTGGTTCTGCCCCGGCGAAGCACCGCCAAACCTCAGTCCCGGAGCACAGGTATCGAAATGAGAAGCATGAACTTGACTCCTCCAGAAACCTATGAAGTTGCAACTCCGACAACATCGGCCAAGGGTGGACTACAAGTACAAGCACAGATTAATTATATTGGTATCAATGATGTAACAGTGGTTTGA